A region from the Sandaracinus amylolyticus genome encodes:
- a CDS encoding serine/threonine-protein kinase, translated as MLSRPTARSPLRPGPDETVVPLVVRRRGEDAEARREEGGARMSSVASLASVELSGVLATSPDALRRRLLGPWALGLRQYLALRLGDPQRAGDAFRELRRLVSAMPASELVREPGPKAHVYRLARRIALDLEAQRPVSARGREALAFRDPPDATRGYADALQRVRRSLSGDDAELVELRFARELSPAEIACVVEQPLVDVELRLARATARAFDLLGAHAPDPHATRGGPLVDAFALAKGAQGSATRTAEGESLAALPPGTLIGARYRVVKRVGIGAFGDVYMADDADVPGHRVALKMLREPSLSTAAREAALRELKLIAAVFHPSVVQFKDHGWHEDRLWFVMPWYEGETLDQRMQRGPLARAEARRIFEPLARALAALHANGIRHQDIKPDNVFLARIKGFGPDGEHEESIPVLLDLGVAAKEHEALIGGTPVYFAPEVASHYANVDDERPIGPKADVFALALTLRNALEPDTEEDVPAGAIEAFIERRARERPPLPRAKELRWLAPSFERWLAMDPDQRPSAEELARELAVLTRPEERRARRRAVLQWLVPLLVGLGAAFGALVYVFVRETELQELEISRARTEAQAARADLMVEAARLEALDADHAALLERYEQNRLTRQQLADQLATAEGQIRILGDQIGQLIGDRESLSASLDETREALATMQETFLTQRRQLDTELTRVRDLTRHIDELRIDSERVTAELEGELEQTRGRVEQLEDQLEISRAARREVTARAESLDNQLRESEAARERAMEELVTLRRRVAQLREILDPGEQPARRPQDTGTLDVRAPEGASADPVTP; from the coding sequence GTGCTCTCCCGCCCCACGGCGCGATCGCCGCTCCGGCCCGGGCCCGACGAGACGGTCGTGCCGCTGGTCGTGCGACGGCGCGGCGAGGACGCGGAGGCGCGCCGGGAAGAGGGTGGGGCGCGGATGTCGTCGGTCGCGAGCCTCGCGTCGGTCGAGCTCTCGGGCGTCCTCGCGACGTCGCCCGACGCGCTCCGTCGACGCCTGCTCGGACCGTGGGCGCTCGGCCTGCGCCAGTACCTCGCGCTGAGGCTCGGTGACCCGCAGCGCGCCGGGGACGCGTTCCGTGAGCTGAGGCGTCTCGTGTCGGCGATGCCCGCGTCGGAGCTCGTGCGCGAGCCGGGCCCGAAGGCGCACGTCTACCGCCTCGCGCGGCGCATCGCGCTCGACCTCGAGGCGCAGCGACCGGTGTCCGCGCGCGGTCGCGAGGCGCTCGCGTTCCGCGATCCGCCCGACGCGACGCGCGGCTACGCCGACGCGCTGCAGCGCGTGCGGCGCTCGCTGTCGGGCGACGATGCCGAGCTCGTGGAGCTGCGCTTCGCGCGCGAGCTCTCGCCCGCCGAGATCGCGTGCGTCGTCGAGCAGCCGCTGGTCGACGTCGAGCTGCGCCTGGCGCGCGCGACCGCACGCGCGTTCGACCTGCTCGGCGCGCACGCGCCCGATCCGCACGCCACGCGCGGCGGTCCGCTGGTCGACGCGTTCGCGCTCGCGAAGGGCGCGCAGGGGAGCGCGACGCGCACCGCCGAGGGCGAGTCGCTCGCCGCGCTCCCACCGGGCACGCTGATCGGCGCGCGGTATCGCGTCGTGAAGCGCGTCGGCATCGGCGCGTTCGGCGACGTGTACATGGCGGACGACGCCGACGTCCCCGGGCACCGCGTCGCGCTCAAGATGCTGCGCGAGCCCTCGCTCTCGACCGCGGCGCGCGAGGCCGCGCTGCGCGAGCTCAAGCTGATCGCGGCGGTGTTCCACCCGTCGGTCGTGCAGTTCAAGGACCACGGCTGGCACGAGGATCGGCTGTGGTTCGTGATGCCGTGGTACGAGGGCGAGACGCTCGACCAGCGCATGCAGCGCGGTCCGCTCGCGCGCGCCGAGGCGCGGCGCATCTTCGAGCCGCTCGCGCGCGCGCTCGCGGCGCTGCACGCGAACGGCATCCGGCATCAGGACATCAAGCCGGACAACGTGTTCCTCGCGCGCATCAAGGGCTTCGGCCCCGACGGCGAGCACGAGGAGAGCATCCCGGTGCTGCTCGATCTCGGCGTCGCGGCGAAGGAGCACGAAGCGCTGATCGGCGGCACGCCGGTGTACTTCGCGCCCGAGGTCGCGTCGCACTACGCGAACGTCGACGACGAGCGACCGATCGGCCCGAAGGCGGACGTGTTCGCGCTCGCGCTCACGCTGCGCAACGCGCTCGAGCCCGACACGGAAGAGGACGTGCCCGCGGGCGCGATCGAGGCGTTCATCGAGCGGCGCGCGCGCGAGCGTCCGCCGCTGCCGCGCGCGAAGGAGCTGCGCTGGCTCGCGCCCTCGTTCGAGCGCTGGCTCGCGATGGATCCCGATCAGCGGCCGAGCGCGGAAGAGCTCGCGCGAGAGCTCGCGGTGCTCACGCGGCCCGAGGAGCGACGCGCGCGACGTCGCGCGGTGCTGCAGTGGCTCGTGCCGCTCCTCGTCGGTCTCGGCGCGGCGTTCGGCGCGCTCGTCTACGTGTTCGTCCGCGAGACCGAGCTGCAGGAGCTCGAGATCAGCCGCGCGCGCACCGAGGCCCAGGCCGCGCGCGCCGATCTGATGGTCGAAGCGGCGCGCCTCGAGGCGCTCGACGCCGACCACGCGGCGCTGCTCGAGCGCTACGAGCAGAACCGCCTCACGCGCCAGCAGCTCGCGGATCAGCTCGCGACCGCGGAAGGCCAGATCCGCATCCTCGGCGATCAGATCGGTCAGCTGATCGGCGACCGCGAGTCGCTCAGCGCGTCGCTCGACGAGACGCGCGAGGCGCTCGCGACGATGCAGGAGACCTTCCTGACGCAGCGCCGGCAGCTCGACACCGAGCTCACGCGCGTGCGCGACCTGACGCGGCACATCGACGAGCTGCGCATCGACTCGGAGCGCGTCACCGCGGAGCTCGAGGGCGAGCTCGAGCAGACGCGCGGGCGCGTCGAGCAGCTCGAGGATCAGCTCGAGATCTCGCGCGCCGCGCGACGCGAGGTGACCGCGCGCGCGGAGTCGCTCGACAACCAGCTGCGCGAGTCCGAAGCGGCGCGCGAGCGCGCGATGGAGGAGCTCGTCACGCTGCGGCGTCGCGTGGCGCAGCTGCGCGAGATCCTCGATCCGGGCGAGCAGCCGGCGCGAAGGCCCCAGGACACCGGCACGCTCGACGTGCGCGCGCCCGAGGGCGCGAGCGCCGATCCCGTCACGCCTTGA